Part of the Hevea brasiliensis isolate MT/VB/25A 57/8 chromosome 16, ASM3005281v1, whole genome shotgun sequence genome is shown below.
ACCGAACCTAGGGTTTGGAGGATGGGTATTGGATCAGCCTTTGTTTAAGGCAAGTAGCAGCACTTGTTTGTGCTTGATGGGCGCTTGATGATTCTTTTTTCTAGTGGAATGGAGGTTCATTGGATCTCTGTCTTTTAGGGAGAAGAAGAAGGCTCTATCAAGCACTTACAAGTAGTTAGTTTGCCTTGATCAAAGAAGGATTTGGATTGCCCGCTTTCAAGCTCTCTCCTGTGGACAAACTTTGGCCATTCAACTGAGAGCAATTCCTTTTTCATATTTAATTGATCTAATCTTCACGATGAAATGAATGGTAAGTAAGAACAAACATAGCATTTTTCATAAAGATTTTCGGGGCGTAATGTACAACTCAATTAAgccagcctttatcccaaaatttGGGGGCGTAATGTAAATTTGTAAAATGATTAATTTTGGAATAATAAAGAAagtttatgttattttatatcaATCATTTATGTTGACCTATTAATCAAGGTTTaagttttaagtttttttttttttattacaattagCTCTCAAATGTCCTGCTCCTTTCAATGGGAAGGAGAAGGCTTTGGTGCAGGAGAAGGAGAAGGGTTATTGGAAAATAGTAAGGAAAAGAATTTTTCAGCTAGAACTTGATTTGCTGCATCAGAAGGATGAAATGCGTCCCAGAAAACATATTCCTTGCGATTTTTGCATAATTTTGAGTTGGGCAAGCATAAGCCTCCTACGGTCGTATCCACATTGCAACATGAAGTGTTGGAGACCTTGAAACCTGAAAATGAAACGTGTAGCTGTATGTAATCTTATACTCGAAAAGTGAATAACTAAACTTATGAAGGCAAAAAATTACCATAAGCTGTAGGATTGTTGATTAAATCCAGAACATCTCCATATGTATCTGCAAACAAGAATTTGGCACTGGGGAGTCGTTGGTTCAGAGTATTTAATAGCTTCTGCGCTCTGGAGTTGAATTCCAATGCCCATTCATTCACTCGCTTCAAGCATATACCTTTCTTGGATTTCACTCTTTGGGAAGGAATGCAGCCCAGAGGGCCAAGCCCATGGAAGACTGCTTTTCTTGCACCCAGTTGGTATAGCCTCTGCAAGTCAATAAATTTCAGGATACACTGCTTTCTGGTAAAACAAAATGATTAAAACCATTTGAGTTGAGGGAGGATTTCTCACTATAAGTTGTTGATCTAATGTGGATATTAAGAGTTCCAGAAATTCATCATGTGTGTACTGTTGCCCGTCTGCTAAaaatggctgcagaaaattgttCACATAGTCATTGCTGCCTGCAAACACAATCAAAATTAAATGGGTGAAACTAAATGTTTTTGTGGCTCTAGAACAGTATATATTTATTGAAGTGGCTGAAATACTCGAGAACAGTTAATGCTGTGCAACCTACCAATTCCAATGAAATACAGGGCCTCATTGACATGCTTGTTAGTAGCAGCGTCTCCTATTTTAGTCTTGATTACTTCTTTAGTCTTGTTAAAGCAATCAATCTGATCATCAAAGGACAGTCTCTGAATCTGCAACAATGTATAAATTAcagaaaaaaaaatcacaaatttTGAGCAAAAACCACCACATAATCCAGGAAAATATAATGGTTCTGAAATGAAAATGATATTACAAAATAAAGTCCTGTATCATTAAGAATCCCTGCTCCGCCAGACGCATAATTAACCCCATCTAGCAATGCATCATCATTCTTTGACAATGAAAGGTAAGGCGGTGGTGATTGAATCCCAAGTTTTGCAGCTTCAAAGTCCCAAAAATTGGGAAGAAAAGAAGTTAGCCAAGGTAAAACCTGAGCAGGAATATTCATGCAATggtaaagaaataaaaatcaatgAGATGACGAATATACATATTATATCTCCAATAGTCCTCCCGTTTGTGAACCTTCCGGTTGCCTGCCCACCGGAAAAATCAATCCCATACCATGGATAATCAGACCTTGCAAGTGAATATTGAAGGTACTTATTGTTTCCAACTTCTGTCAACGAGTCACCAAACACATAGGTGACTACTGATGCAGCATAAGTTAGAGAAGTTGTTGCTGCTGCAAAAATCAATGCAGCTGCTAAAGCTAGCCCTTGAACTATTGCCATCTTCCAATTTc
Proteins encoded:
- the LOC110635583 gene encoding GDSL esterase/lipase At5g37690; protein product: MAIVQGLALAAALIFAAATTSLTYAASVVTYVFGDSLTEVGNNKYLQYSLARSDYPWYGIDFSGGQATGRFTNGRTIGDIISAKLGIQSPPPYLSLSKNDDALLDGVNYASGGAGILNDTGLYFIQRLSFDDQIDCFNKTKEVIKTKIGDAATNKHVNEALYFIGIGSNDYVNNFLQPFLADGQQYTHDEFLELLISTLDQQLIRLYQLGARKAVFHGLGPLGCIPSQRVKSKKGICLKRVNEWALEFNSRAQKLLNTLNQRLPSAKFLFADTYGDVLDLINNPTAYGFKVSNTSCCNVDTTVGGLCLPNSKLCKNRKEYVFWDAFHPSDAANQVLAEKFFSLLFSNNPSPSPAPKPSPSH